The sequence CACGCGGAGCGCATTAGAGCGTTCATGGAGTCTTCTCCAGGGCTTTGCGGTATTCGGTGATGGCTTCTTCGAAGCGCCCGGCAGCGGTGAGTATCCTGCCAAGGACAATCCTGGCTTGTCGATTACCGGGGTCGCGCTCCAGAACCGGACGGCAGATGTCTTCGGCCGCCTGGATCCGACCGCTCCAGGCCAGAAGCTGGGCCAGCCCGAGGGAGGCTCCCGTGTCGCCTGGATAGGTGGTCATTACTTTCCGGTAGAGCTCTTCCGCTCCCTCAATGTCACCGGCACGTGCCTTGAGTTCGGCAAGGTACGTGGCGGTGGGCTCAGACGAGAGAACGGCCTCCCCGGCACGGCTCAAAGCGTGCAGGGCTTTGCCAGGCATGCCGTACTGGTCGTAGATCCCGGCAGCGGTATGGAGCATGTAGGGAGTGAGTTTGGATTGTGAATCTACTAGGGAATCAAGCACGGCCCTGCCAGTTGCCTCATCCCCGGCGAGAAATGCTGCACGGGCGAGTTTGAGAGCCATACCCGGGCGGAGTTGACCGGCTGACGCGGCGGTCCGGAACGCCTTTTGCGCGTCTTCGACGCGTCCCTTCTCCCAAAGGGTTTCTCCATCTCGAAACGCCACATATGAGACGTTGACGTATCGATACGCAAACGTGGAGAGCAATGCCGAAACAATAAGCAGGGAAACAAAGGAGAGGGTCTGAATGCTCTTGGGAGCGTTTTTCATGATTTCGCCATCCCCTCACGGTTCTGCTGAAATATAATTGCGAGCTCCAAATCAAGGTTACTACCATTTGGGGCGTATGACAACGCATAGTGCATGTTACTTATGATTGAAAACCGACTTACCTTTCCAAGTCCAGTTCCAAATAAGGGTAGAGTTCGATCAAAAAGTGAGGAACTTTTCCAGAA is a genomic window of Desulfovibrio sp. containing:
- a CDS encoding tetratricopeptide repeat protein, producing the protein MKNAPKSIQTLSFVSLLIVSALLSTFAYRYVNVSYVAFRDGETLWEKGRVEDAQKAFRTAASAGQLRPGMALKLARAAFLAGDEATGRAVLDSLVDSQSKLTPYMLHTAAGIYDQYGMPGKALHALSRAGEAVLSSEPTATYLAELKARAGDIEGAEELYRKVMTTYPGDTGASLGLAQLLAWSGRIQAAEDICRPVLERDPGNRQARIVLGRILTAAGRFEEAITEYRKALEKTP